In Hahella sp. KA22, one genomic interval encodes:
- a CDS encoding ImpA family metalloprotease, whose protein sequence is MLRFHPLAGSILLASAIALTGCGSDDDAKIGGNNSGGDNGSAVDGGTTSGGSDTGNGDTNSDDSNGSGDANDGESDGDSATDGDSTGGDSVDGAGGDDDDASSDSDDTSDGDDASDDSSSGDDTGSDDDTGSDDSDDDSSGSDANQPPTISGTPSPLAKEGDPFSFTPTVNDIDGDTLTFQLVNGPSWMSINANTGKVTGSPSADDLGMAKGIVIRVSDGEKSADLKFDLEIAFNPVEQAIRTGDALVVENSRDLASAALRTIEANRTRYNQARIDLFQLNTDGTAKGDSLTAIDWDPTHDAAQISAMFGENEAILISNAANEGKTVYNRGFGVIGEDDARYMVLGGNPMRERGSANEQMHQFMQNAIVWLTGRNNFDAQPLKLVMAQMDESYWFHDATGVRKWLDQRYGENVSYNAQGDCDGSKLADCLNTNPDLLIISQKSDEADVDAITATVAAAMAKGTPVLYLHWDGNLTSLGGKLFTLFNVSYQEDNYWKRLYLSGYDSIDDMGKIPESVTHVKTMLTHFENEDYAFDWSACDGENCSAVSGLNAGFFEGADEVRSIMSNLDKSKMDIFANEGKRYQKLLALLGDHYRASATYPMDKITTEDNAFLKSLYADYSVYNYRALNPAQKDMGNFSRSNFDHVSTVTKTIDMESKRYFRAAGVYALPGHTVKVTRLDSADVATSIFVNTQRSGATHQFEKNGYTRPKFLQTPKFSIKSGESITFTSAYGGPVQIEFGGNGKNVSFRFENVGEHPFWNGEEDNASFEQALAQGDYDWAELVTPGFEVHSKLDKMRKSMQDENWKTGAALAAGTMRYIHNFPHILAGFKGPGIDVVAEIHDFAAAHSLEIEHIDIVKHMNADQATCGYGCSGNPYDAYWEFSPIGHGDIHELGHGLERGRFRFNGWDGHASTNPYSYYSKSHYYIDTGKNPDCQSLPFESMFNVLRDSVSESNPQAYVQSKKLTGWSNGAGITVQMMMTAQGEGKLNDGWNLLPRLHILDRNFNSALASEEAWSAAKANLGFSQYSLDEAKSINSNDWMTVAVSYATGLDFRDYLSMWALPFSAKASAQVASFSLPVAPRKYYASGGDKFCYGLDKPSILVDGVQTWPSL, encoded by the coding sequence ATGTTGCGGTTTCATCCTTTAGCCGGATCGATACTCCTGGCAAGCGCCATCGCTTTGACCGGCTGTGGGTCAGACGACGACGCCAAGATCGGCGGTAATAACAGCGGCGGCGACAACGGATCAGCAGTTGACGGCGGAACAACCTCCGGCGGAAGCGATACCGGAAACGGCGACACTAATAGCGATGACTCCAATGGTAGCGGCGACGCCAACGACGGCGAGTCTGATGGAGACAGCGCGACAGATGGCGACTCCACTGGCGGAGACTCTGTTGATGGCGCAGGCGGCGATGACGACGACGCCAGCAGCGACAGCGACGATACCAGTGATGGAGATGACGCCTCTGACGATAGTTCCAGTGGGGACGATACAGGCAGTGATGACGACACAGGTAGCGACGACTCTGACGACGATAGCTCAGGCAGCGACGCCAACCAGCCCCCCACTATTTCCGGGACGCCCAGCCCATTAGCCAAAGAAGGCGACCCCTTCAGCTTCACCCCCACTGTTAACGATATAGACGGCGACACCCTTACATTTCAGCTAGTGAACGGCCCATCCTGGATGAGCATCAACGCTAACACCGGCAAAGTTACGGGATCTCCCAGCGCAGATGACCTGGGCATGGCGAAAGGCATTGTCATTCGCGTATCTGACGGGGAAAAAAGCGCCGATTTGAAGTTTGATCTGGAAATCGCCTTCAATCCCGTGGAACAGGCCATTCGTACAGGCGACGCACTGGTCGTCGAAAACAGCCGCGATCTCGCATCCGCCGCGTTGCGCACGATTGAAGCCAACCGCACCCGCTACAATCAAGCCCGCATTGATCTGTTCCAGCTGAATACCGATGGAACCGCCAAAGGCGATAGCCTCACCGCCATTGATTGGGACCCTACTCACGACGCCGCGCAGATAAGCGCCATGTTTGGCGAAAACGAAGCCATTCTGATATCCAATGCGGCCAATGAAGGCAAAACGGTTTATAACCGCGGCTTTGGCGTTATCGGCGAAGATGATGCGCGCTATATGGTCCTTGGCGGTAACCCCATGCGCGAACGCGGCAGCGCCAATGAGCAAATGCACCAATTTATGCAAAACGCGATCGTCTGGCTGACTGGTAGAAATAATTTCGACGCACAACCGCTTAAGCTGGTCATGGCGCAAATGGATGAAAGCTACTGGTTTCATGACGCCACCGGCGTGCGCAAGTGGCTGGACCAGCGCTATGGCGAAAACGTCAGCTACAACGCGCAGGGAGATTGCGATGGTTCCAAACTGGCGGACTGCCTCAATACAAATCCGGACTTGCTGATCATTTCCCAAAAAAGCGATGAAGCGGATGTTGACGCCATCACTGCGACGGTAGCCGCCGCCATGGCGAAAGGGACGCCAGTGCTGTATCTGCACTGGGACGGCAATTTGACCAGCTTGGGAGGCAAACTTTTCACGCTGTTTAACGTGTCCTACCAGGAAGACAACTACTGGAAAAGGCTCTATCTAAGCGGTTATGACTCCATCGACGACATGGGCAAGATCCCGGAGAGCGTCACACACGTTAAAACCATGCTGACTCACTTTGAAAACGAGGATTACGCTTTCGACTGGTCCGCCTGTGATGGCGAGAACTGCTCCGCCGTCAGCGGCCTGAATGCCGGTTTCTTCGAAGGCGCAGACGAAGTGCGCAGCATCATGTCCAACCTGGACAAGAGTAAGATGGATATCTTCGCCAACGAAGGTAAGCGCTATCAAAAGTTGCTCGCGTTATTGGGCGACCACTACCGCGCCAGCGCCACCTATCCTATGGACAAGATTACGACGGAAGATAATGCGTTCCTGAAATCGCTGTACGCGGACTACTCGGTCTACAACTACCGCGCGCTGAATCCCGCACAAAAGGATATGGGCAATTTCAGCCGCAGCAACTTCGATCATGTCTCAACCGTCACCAAGACCATAGACATGGAAAGCAAACGCTATTTCCGCGCCGCCGGCGTTTACGCTTTGCCTGGACACACGGTCAAGGTGACTCGCCTGGACAGCGCCGACGTGGCCACCTCTATCTTTGTCAACACACAGCGTTCCGGGGCCACCCATCAGTTTGAGAAGAACGGCTATACCCGTCCGAAATTCCTGCAGACGCCGAAGTTCAGTATAAAATCCGGCGAGAGCATTACCTTCACCTCCGCTTACGGAGGCCCGGTGCAGATTGAGTTTGGCGGCAACGGCAAGAACGTTTCTTTCCGATTCGAGAATGTGGGCGAACATCCCTTCTGGAACGGCGAAGAAGACAACGCCAGCTTTGAACAGGCCTTGGCTCAGGGCGACTACGATTGGGCGGAACTCGTCACGCCAGGCTTCGAAGTCCACTCCAAGCTGGATAAAATGCGTAAGTCCATGCAGGACGAAAACTGGAAAACCGGCGCGGCTCTGGCGGCGGGAACCATGCGCTACATCCATAACTTCCCGCACATCCTGGCTGGCTTCAAAGGACCCGGCATTGACGTAGTGGCGGAAATACATGACTTCGCGGCGGCGCACAGCCTGGAAATCGAGCATATCGATATCGTTAAGCACATGAACGCGGATCAGGCCACCTGTGGTTATGGCTGCTCAGGCAACCCATATGACGCCTATTGGGAATTCAGTCCGATTGGACACGGCGACATTCACGAATTAGGGCATGGCCTGGAGCGCGGCCGTTTCCGCTTTAACGGCTGGGATGGACATGCAAGCACTAACCCTTACTCCTACTACTCGAAGTCGCATTACTACATTGATACCGGCAAAAATCCGGACTGCCAGTCTTTGCCTTTCGAAAGTATGTTCAATGTGCTGCGCGACTCCGTCAGTGAATCCAACCCACAGGCCTACGTGCAAAGCAAAAAATTAACCGGCTGGTCCAACGGCGCTGGAATCACGGTGCAAATGATGATGACCGCTCAGGGCGAAGGCAAATTGAATGACGGCTGGAATTTGCTGCCCAGACTGCACATTCTCGATCGCAACTTCAATTCGGCGTTAGCCAGCGAGGAAGCCTGGTCAGCGGCGAAAGCTAATCTTGGCTTCTCTCAATACAGTCTGGATGAAGCAAAAAGCATCAACAGCAATGACTGGATGACGGTGGCGGTCTCCTACGCTACAGGCCTGGATTTCCGTGATTACCTGTCCATGTGGGCGTTGCCGTTTAGCGCCAAGGCCTCAGCCCAGGTTGCCTCCTTCAGTCTGCCTGTGGCCCCGCGTAAGTACTATGCGTCTGGCGGCGACAAGTTCTGCTATGGCCTGGATAAACCAAGCATTCTCGTAGACGGCGTGCAAACCTGGCCAAGCCTGTAA
- a CDS encoding PEP-CTERM sorting domain-containing protein has protein sequence MTSRIKHALTALSLSVAAVSAHAVTINDGYNGAGLSYNADVFGDPNVYQVDRMEVTYDSDNLYVSVFTNFFEGADSYGHKYGDLFISVDGWSPFGNAADRYKDDDITNGEKWEFALDTSTGDLYSLSMVDYMDQLVSSGTSSSVRKNQEVAVNTSKATLVAGETSSADLSGVSTTVGTMGVLSFTLTLADLGITDLSSSTALGLRWAATCANDVIEGGLSVPEPGTLAMLGLGLVSLSLSRRKKA, from the coding sequence ATGACCTCAAGAATAAAGCACGCCCTTACAGCGCTGTCTTTGAGCGTAGCCGCAGTCAGCGCACATGCCGTTACTATCAACGACGGATATAACGGGGCCGGCCTCTCATACAACGCCGACGTTTTTGGCGATCCCAATGTCTACCAAGTCGACCGTATGGAAGTTACCTACGACAGCGACAACCTCTATGTATCCGTATTCACAAACTTTTTCGAAGGCGCGGACTCATACGGGCACAAGTATGGGGATCTCTTTATAAGCGTCGATGGCTGGAGTCCTTTCGGTAACGCAGCAGATCGCTACAAAGACGATGACATCACCAACGGTGAAAAGTGGGAATTCGCTCTGGACACCTCCACTGGCGATCTTTACAGCCTGTCCATGGTTGATTACATGGATCAACTAGTCAGCTCCGGTACCAGCAGCAGCGTTCGAAAAAACCAGGAAGTCGCAGTTAACACCAGCAAAGCCACTTTAGTGGCGGGTGAGACTTCAAGTGCAGATTTAAGCGGCGTCAGCACAACAGTTGGAACCATGGGCGTATTGTCATTCACGTTAACGCTGGCTGACCTCGGCATCACAGACCTGAGTTCTTCCACAGCACTAGGTCTACGTTGGGCCGCCACTTGCGCTAATGATGTTATTGAAGGCGGATTGAGCGTTCCAGAACCAGGCACACTGGCGATGCTGGGATTGGGGCTTGTTAGCTTAAGCCTTTCCCGCCGTAAAAAAGCCTGA
- a CDS encoding copper chaperone PCu(A)C → MMMKKSLIQALLATTLMSSPMLVSAQNESAQTVEANNAWIRFTPGTIPMAGYFTLNNPSDQTVTITSAESVDFGHVMMHQTVNDDGQMSMQHMGEGLAVTAGSQISFAPGGMHLMLMQRQRPLNPGDHVNVTLNLADGGAVSVEFEVKPISYEGP, encoded by the coding sequence ATGATGATGAAAAAAAGCCTGATCCAAGCCCTTCTCGCCACCACCCTGATGTCCTCGCCAATGCTTGTCTCTGCGCAGAATGAAAGCGCGCAGACGGTTGAAGCCAACAACGCCTGGATTCGTTTTACACCGGGAACCATTCCCATGGCGGGCTATTTCACGCTCAACAATCCATCCGACCAGACGGTCACTATTACCAGCGCGGAGAGCGTGGACTTCGGCCATGTCATGATGCATCAGACAGTGAATGACGACGGTCAGATGAGTATGCAACACATGGGAGAAGGCCTTGCCGTGACGGCAGGAAGCCAAATCTCGTTCGCTCCCGGCGGCATGCATCTGATGTTGATGCAGCGTCAGCGCCCGCTGAATCCCGGCGACCATGTCAACGTCACCCTGAATCTTGCCGATGGCGGCGCGGTTTCCGTGGAATTCGAGGTCAAACCTATTTCCTACGAAGGCCCCTGA
- a CDS encoding Crp/Fnr family transcriptional regulator, translated as MPDKPSTHEYYDLLNRGAWFRAIPEDLKTDLLNLAQIKTLRSGEFLFRRGDKPAGIYAVVKGSLRVTGVNENGKEAILAFVEPPNWFGEIALFDRLDRTHSALAETPTTLLHLSQKGLESLLAAKPHFWRDFGVLLCFKLRLAFRAVEDATLLPAPLRLARRLVVMAEGYGDFSGQARRVIHIQQEQLGMMLGVSRQTVNQILKELEQKGLIATSYGEIQILDMDALKSQAGMLE; from the coding sequence ATGCCTGACAAGCCGTCCACCCACGAGTATTACGACCTGCTAAACCGCGGAGCCTGGTTTCGCGCTATTCCAGAAGATTTAAAGACCGACCTGCTGAATCTGGCGCAAATTAAGACGCTTCGATCGGGGGAATTTCTGTTTCGACGCGGCGACAAGCCCGCCGGTATTTACGCTGTGGTGAAAGGGTCGTTAAGAGTCACTGGCGTCAATGAAAATGGCAAAGAGGCGATTCTGGCGTTTGTGGAGCCTCCCAACTGGTTCGGAGAAATCGCCCTGTTTGACAGACTGGACCGTACTCACAGCGCCTTGGCGGAAACCCCGACAACCTTGTTGCATTTGTCGCAAAAAGGACTGGAATCTCTGCTGGCGGCGAAGCCGCATTTCTGGCGGGACTTCGGCGTGCTGCTTTGCTTCAAACTGCGCCTGGCGTTTCGCGCGGTGGAAGACGCCACCCTGCTGCCGGCGCCTCTGCGATTAGCGCGCAGGCTGGTGGTGATGGCGGAAGGTTATGGCGACTTCAGCGGGCAGGCGCGACGCGTGATACACATTCAGCAGGAGCAATTGGGCATGATGCTGGGGGTGTCCAGACAAACGGTTAACCAGATACTTAAGGAGCTGGAGCAGAAAGGGCTTATCGCCACGTCCTATGGTGAAATACAGATCCTGGACATGGATGCGTTGAAGTCGCAGGCGGGCATGCTGGAATAA
- a CDS encoding CAP domain-containing protein, with product MTESQKALLEAHNKARSEGRNCGSAYFPAAEPLVWNCKLGAAATKHTEDMVNNNFFSHTGSDGSQVGDRTRAEGYNSWRVGENIAAGYESTQQVMAGWLKSPGHCSNIMGAEYTEMGAKKVSTSSASYPHYWTSVFGGE from the coding sequence TTGACTGAATCGCAAAAAGCCCTGCTGGAAGCGCACAATAAAGCGCGTAGCGAGGGCCGTAACTGTGGTTCAGCCTACTTCCCGGCGGCAGAGCCTCTGGTATGGAACTGTAAGCTGGGCGCCGCGGCGACCAAGCACACTGAAGATATGGTGAACAACAACTTCTTCAGCCATACCGGTTCTGATGGTTCGCAGGTTGGCGATCGCACTCGCGCGGAAGGCTATAACTCCTGGCGCGTAGGCGAGAACATCGCAGCGGGTTATGAGTCTACACAGCAAGTTATGGCTGGGTGGCTGAAGAGCCCGGGTCATTGCTCCAATATCATGGGAGCGGAGTACACCGAAATGGGCGCGAAGAAAGTGAGCACGTCCTCGGCCAGTTATCCGCATTATTGGACCTCCGTGTTCGGCGGGGAATAA